A window from Anser cygnoides isolate HZ-2024a breed goose chromosome 1, Taihu_goose_T2T_genome, whole genome shotgun sequence encodes these proteins:
- the LOC106029438 gene encoding tetratricopeptide repeat protein 38 produces the protein RPQLGTRSAEPGPCPPAPAAGQESRRAAEAPRGGRAQRGRQEQCAPLRDCKAWQDAGLGLSTASNEACKLFDAVLTQYATWANDEGLGGIEGCLSKLKAADPNFTMGHVIANGLELIGTGSSVRLNKELDSAMRTMMTLSKSQPLSEREKLHVSALDMFAHGQLPKACDLWEQILQSHPTDLLALKFSQDTYFYLGYHIQMRDSVARVFPFWTPDVPLSSYVKGYYSFGLMETNLFDRAEKLALEALAIDQTDAWSVHTIAHINEMKAEVKKGLAFMKETEANWKNSDILACHNYWHWALYFIEKGEYEAALTIYDNHIAPQCLSSGSMLDIVDNCSMLYRLRLEGIKLGDRWDNVLKITKKHTKDHILLFNDVHILMSSLGAKDHKTTNELLTTLQELAKAPCEDHELSLAPSLGLPLCQAFMEFEKGNCDKAVDLLYPIRYQLIQLGGSNAQRDVFNQLLIHAALNCKSKAKQNLAKCLLRERDVMRPNSPMTERLMRKAAAVHSMA, from the exons CGGCCACAGCTCGGAACCCGCTCCGCGGagcccggcccctgccccccggccccggcggcagGGCAAGAAAGCCGCCGGGCTGCAGAGGCgccccggggcggccgggcccAGCGTGGCCGACAGGAGCAGTGCGCCCCACTGAGGGACTGCAAG GCCTGGCAGGATGCTGGACTTGGCCTGTCCACTGCTAGCAATGAAGCCTGTAAACTCTTTGATGCAGTGCTCACCCAG TATGCAACCTGGGCCAATGATGAGGGTCTCGGGGGTATTGAGGGATGTCTCTCCAAGCTAAAAGCAGCAGATCCAAAtttta CAATGGGACATGTCATCGCTAATGGTTTGGAGTTGATTGGTACTGGAAGTTCAGTGCGGCTCAACAAAGAGCTGGACAGTGCAATGAGAACAATGATGACACTGTCAAAATCCCAGCCTCTGAGTGAGCGGGAGAAGCTTCACGTATCAGCGCTGGACATGTTTGCCCATGG CCAGCTCCCCAAAGCTTGTGATCTATGGGAACAGATTCTGCAGAGCCATCCGACGGACTTGCTAGCCCTCAAATTTTCCCAGGACACTTATTTCTACCTGGGATATCATATACAAATGCGAGACTCTGTTGCACgggtttttcctttctggacACCTGATGTTCCTCTAAGCAG CTACGTTAAGGGCTACTATTCTTTTGGACTCATGGAAACAAACCTTTTTGATCGTGCTGAGAAGCTTGCCCTTGAG GCTTTGGCTATAGATCAGACAGATGCCTGGTCTGTTCATACTATAGCTCacataaatgaaatgaaagcagaggtGAAGAAAGGGTTAGCATTTATGAAGGAGACGGAAGCCAACTGGAAG aacagtGATATACTTGCTTGTCATAATTACTGGCACTGGGCTTTATACTTCATTGAAAAG GGGGAATATGAGGCTGCTTTGACAATTTATGACAATCAT ATTGCTCCTCAGTGCCTGTCAAGTGGAAGCATGCTGGATATAGTAGATAACTGTTCAATGCTGTACAGACTTCGTCTGGAAG GTATAAAGCTTGGAGACAGGTGGGACAATGTTCTCAAGATTACAAAGAAACACACCAAAGATCACATTCTTCTGTTTAACGATGTACACATCTTGATGTCCTCCCTTGGAGCCAAAGACCACAAAACTACTAATGAGCTTTTAACAACTCTTCAAGAACTTGCCAA AGCACCTTGTGAAGACCATGAACTTTCCCTGGCTCCTAGTTTGGGGTTACCACTGTGCCAGGCTTTTATGGagtttgaaaaaggaaattgtgACAAAGCAGTAGACCTGCTGTATCCAATCCGTTACCAGCTAATCCAACTAGGAGGCAGTAATGCTCAG agagatGTTTTCAACCAGTTATTGATTCATGCTGCTTTAAATTGTAAAtcaaaagccaaacaaaacctTGCTAA ATGCCTCCTGAGGGAACGCGACGTGATGAGACCAAATTCACCAATGACAGAGCGACTTatgaggaaggcagcagcagttcattCAATGGCTTAA